The genomic segment TATTTTCGGACTATGGGGAAACCGTTTAGTTACAACATATTTGACCCTCAAGGCGAAGCCTTTAAGGTACCCCTTTCCTATGTGCATGGCACTCCCTGACGATGATCCTTGATCTATCATGGGCTAACTGGGTCCTTCCTCAAGTTCCTTATCAAATCCTGCACCCACAATTCAAAACCCTTGTAAGTTCAAACGAACATAATTTCTTTACCACAATACTCGAAAATAGACCATATCTTGCATAGGTTGTTAAACAGAAAAGAATCAAACGCACTACTCCTTGTTCAACTTCCACCTTTCTTTAATGGAGGATTGATCGCTGAGTGATTGTTACTTGGCCGACTCATAACCATTCCACTAGTTTTGGTGGGTTCAAGACAAACACCATCCTTGCAGAGTCTCACTTTTCCTTACACACCTCCTATCATAAATATCTTTTTAGTTTCATTCTGGCTTACCAATGACATAATTGCGATGGATAGACTGATATTCTACCCGTAAGGCCTATCTACTCATAAGGCCTTCTAGAAAAGGGCTATGTTGCATTGGACAAGCATTTATAAGAACACTATGAGTATTAAAGCACATATATCAACATGGACAAGCTCTAAGGGGTTTCAAGCTCTCCAAGCTGTCATGCCCGAGCGAGCCATCCCTCTATGTGAAGATTGGACTAAATCGGAACTTTCGAATAgtttttctttatgttgatgacgtGATCTATGCGGGAATAGATATGAAGATGGTTGAAGATTTTAAAAGGGCCATGATGGAAGAGATCGAGATGTCTGATCTCGACCTTATGAAgtattttctcgattttcaaGTCAAGCAACCAAGTGGCGAGATTTTTATTTTGCAAGAAAAGTATGTGGAGGACCTATTGAAGAAATTTTAGATGTCGACTTGTAAACTGGTGCCTATGTCAATGGCACTTAATGATAAGTTGCAGCAAGAAGATAGTGGAGAGATGGCTGATGAGAACTAATCTACAGCAGAAAGAAGAGGTTTCGACTACCATATTCTGTGATAATATGTTGACAATCGCGATGATAAAGAATCCAATTCTTAATGCCTGAAGTGAGCACATTGAGCTCCAtcatcatttcattcgagatttGGTGAACAAAAGAGAAATTTGCTTGAAGTTCGTCGGGACCAACGAGCAGCCTGTAGATGTTCTTATGAAGCCTGTGTCGTTGGAGAAGCTCGAGAAGTTTAAAGACTCAATGAAAATTACAAATTAAGGGGGCGTGTGGTAGATGGATTTACTCGCCCCTTGTAGAATAAATCGCAAAGTTGTCGCATTCTTCTTTGTATTCTCCTTCAATTGCTTCTTCAGTTCTTCTACATCCGATTTGGACTCGACTTCATATCCTTGCTCCACCAAGTCCCACAATGCCTCCTTAATATCAAATCAATTCCTTAGTTAAATATAATCTTTGGTCTTCTATCCTCTGTTTTCTCCAACAACACCCACACTAGAATTTGGATTGACAAGATTATCGACCAAAGGAGTATGTCCTGTATCAAAGATGGTAGAATCTCTCGAGTTCGCCCAGGAGTAGAAAAATCACTAGTATCAATGAATGACAAAGGAGCCTGTGAAGTGCCAGGAAAGAGAAAACCATTAATAGCCTCCTTCATATTTATTCTAATAACCATTAATGTCCATGATCAGGATACACAAGATAGAGTAGATTGATCATTTGGAGGGGTGTAGCCAAGATACCATGCAACTGACGTACATGGAAAAAAACCCAGAACTTTACATTAGTTATTAAAAGTCTCTTGCTAATTTagaatttatcataaaaattattcataaattttacaacttatttattttaaattatgtaattatataaacacaaaaaattatatttataaattcaaataacatatataaaaataacatacattGAGGGCATTCTAGGTATTTGGCCCtcaatgtttgatttttttttttatgatttggcactgggattaagaaagaagaaaggaaagccTAAAAAAGATAACATCATATTTAGCCTCTGTATTTTATCATATCTTCTAATAAGTtacatatattttgaaaatatctattttggtacctaaaaattttttttttgagtgttTTTAAAGTGTGTCCTCTTCAAAAAAGTTAAATTGTGTATTTAGCctttggttaataaaaaaaagtatttttgacctttcctatatttttttaatgaaacaaattaCCATATTTAATTTCAGCTCttttaagctaaattttttaattttgattttctcaagttttataatcttatttttttttctacagataattactaattttttgtcctgatttaaaaaaaatagtagttaatttttaattttacctttaattaaaaaaaatttattactcAAATCACTGCACACAGTCCAATTTGAACTCATGGATTGTGGGTCACGGCCTATAGggattgttaattttatttttttaatttctactaGATGAACTGCATAAGACTCCTAGCAGTTGACTTTTAATTATTAGAAACTAAAGGATGGATCTGTCTTAAATTGACCTTTGACTGCTTCAACATCAGATTTTCATAGGATATCTTGGATCCGTACAAGACGAGTGAAGTTTTATCATAGGATATAAAAGAACAATATGTTGGCTGTAACCGTGTGGAATCCACAGCTTCTTTTTCCAAATTTACTCGGCTAGCAAGCTATTTAAACCAATTTCATTTACATGGAAATCTCATTAATTCCAACACACAACACGTATAGATCAGCTACGTACCGGTCAGAGATGGAGGTGGCCATCGGTTTTCGCTTCTTTCCGACGGAAGAAGAGTTGGTTTCCTTCTACCTACGTAACCAGTTACAAGGCATGAGACAAGATATGCACCTTGTTATCCCAGTCCTCAACATTTTTTACGACCTTGAGCCATGGGACCTtccaagtatatatatatacactttcttcACTGATCACACCAACATGAAGAATCCCACTGTAAGTAGGTAACCTTTTTTTGTTTATGGTTGCAGAGCTTGCTGGGGAGCTTTGTAAAGGAGACGTGGAGCAATGGTTTTACTTTACACCAAGACAAGAGAGGGAAGCTCGTGGGGGAAGAGCTAGCCGAACTACAGCTTCGGGATATTGGAAGGCGACGGGGTCTCCCGGCTTTGTCTACTCGTCGGACGATCGAGTGATCGGGATGAAGAAAACAATGGTCTTTTACAAGGGAAAAGCCCCAAatgggaggaaaaccaaatggaaGATGAATGAATATAGAGCCATCGAAGCACTGTCCGACCCATATGTGTCTGCTCCTCCTAAGGTGAACATATGaagatttatattttaaaactaaattcaCTACTTTATTTTCTAATCATCGTTTGCTTGTTTACCATTTTTTAATGTAGTTGAGACATGAATTCAGTTTGTGTCGAGTCTATGTTGCATCGAGCAGCTCTCGAGCATTCGATAGACGCCCACTAGAAGCACACAACAATGCTGCAACAACTTCCGGGGGAGCCTCAGGTACTTCACATGCTGGAGGAGACCACTATAATCCAGCCGAGGCTAGTGAAGATGAGTTTTGGGAGTTGGTTAACAATCTTGAAGAACATGCCATAGGATGGGgacaaattaatgaaatataagtAGGCAATCAGCCCCGTTCGGCACATATAACCGAAGAGCATGAACAAACGAACTTGGTAAGTAGCGGATTTGCTTGTTCATACTTGTAGACCAAAGGAACAATACAACTAATAAGCAAGTTCTAAGGAGATCATTTTGTGTAAAATaggcttttgtttttttctttcggAGAAATCCCATAGTTTTTTTGTTGAGATATCTGTCACTGAAGCTTGTGTAAAAtggatttgttttttttatttataattttttagattttgttgTGTTGGTTATACCCAtcatttatatgaaaaaaatggttcgattgtttctttaattttttattgcttTTCTATGCTATCACTACAACATAATTTTATGAGTGATGGTTAATTCGTCCAAGATTTTGTGGCTGTTAAAATGTCTACAATTATGAATCAAATGAGGTCTTTTGGAGAGGAAACTAGTCAAAATTAGATTGTTGAATCAAGTTATTGAGGAGTTTGACTCCAATGTCTGAACATGTAGTAGCTGCTATTGACTTATCTTTGATGATCTAATGGGTTCTTTACAAGCACACGGACAAGGATGAAAAAAAGGCCCTTCAAGTGAAGTGGGAGTCATCAGCCCAATCAAACaagtcaaagaaaaaaaataacccgTGACAAAGGTGGTTTCTAAGCCGAAGGTAGCAAGTCTTCTAAAAAGCAATACTACACTTTGAGGAGCGGAAAAACTAGATGAATGTCCAGTGCCATTACAACAATCGATACGGACATATTAAGTCAAACTTTTTCTACATCTTTCTGTTCAAACGGTGGGTTAATAttctaattgaattaattaaaatatacatatttttaaccgtttatcgaattaattttttttaaatacattaatcgagttgaaatattttgattaatttagtcGGTTATTtaa from the Gossypium hirsutum isolate 1008001.06 chromosome D09, Gossypium_hirsutum_v2.1, whole genome shotgun sequence genome contains:
- the LOC107891531 gene encoding NAC domain-containing protein 90 — encoded protein: MEVAIGFRFFPTEEELVSFYLRNQLQGMRQDMHLVIPVLNIFYDLEPWDLPKLAGELCKGDVEQWFYFTPRQEREARGGRASRTTASGYWKATGSPGFVYSSDDRVIGMKKTMVFYKGKAPNGRKTKWKMNEYRAIEALSDPYVSAPPKLRHEFSLCRVYVASSSSRAFDRRPLEAHNNAATTSGGASGTSHAGGDHYNPAEASEDEFWELVNNLEEHAIGWGQINEI